From the Plectropomus leopardus isolate mb chromosome 20, YSFRI_Pleo_2.0, whole genome shotgun sequence genome, the window TCTTTGTCTTCTTTCTGCTTGTCTCCCTCCGCTCTGACCTCAGATAACGGAGGTCAGACGCTGAGCGGTGGCAGCAACTGGCCACTGCGAGGGAGGAAGTGGTCGCTGTGGGAAGGAGGGATCCGGGGAGTCGGATTTGTCGCTAGCCCGCTACTGAAGCAGCCGGGGACAGTCAGCCGCGAACTCATCCACATCTCCGACTGGCTGCCAACACTTGTTGGCCTGGCTGGCGGGAGCACCAACGGCACAAAGCCGCTGGACGGATTCAACGTGTGGAACACAATCAGGTGAGCTGGGCTGCTGCACTCAGAGGGATTTTGGGGTTGCAGGTGAGAGTTTACAGTGTGAATGATAGCAGCTGTTGAGTTTTGACAGCCTGCCCTCTCTTTGTGCCTCTCTCTGATCATGTGCTCTcgctgcagctctctgcctgCCTCCCTGACCAGCGTCCTGCTCTTGTAGGAGCCTTCAATAAGCCCTTTGTTACTGTGGCAATGGGAGCTCAAAGAGAAGGAAATTCCATCAGTCATTCTCACACAAATCTCTAGTCCTTCCATCCCTGTCCTCTTCCCCTTTATCCTCCCTCCATCCCCACCTCCGCCTCAGAGAGCTATGAGGGGCTGCCGCTGGATCGGCTAATtagctacaaatattttgtgcatatttggTAACAGACCTGAGATGTTGCAATTCATTCGTTAATATCAGAGTTAACTTTATTCCAAAATACaggaagaagttacaagttCTGAGTTTTGCAAgaaaattttgttaaatttagcacacaaaaaaaagaaaaaagaaaatacgaTACAATACACTTTATTGTCCCCttggggaaatttgtcttggacttcAAGTGCTGCACACATTTCTCTGCCTCCACAGAAAAATCACtaagaaataaatgttaaaaaggggaaaaaaaaggaaaaagtgaaAGAACAGACGAAAAACTCATAAANNNNNNNNNNNNNNNNNNNNNNNNNNNNNNNNNNNNNNNNNNNNNNNNNNNNNNNNNNNNNNNNNNNNNNNNNNNNNNNNNNNNNNNNNNNNNNNNNNNNNNNNNNNNNNNNNNNNNNNNNNNNNNNNNNNNNNNNNNNNNNNNNNNNNNNNNNNNNNNNNNNNNNNNNNNNNNNNNNNNNNNNNNNNNNNNNNNNNNNNNNNNNNNNNNNNNNNNNNNNNNNNNNNNNNNNNNNNNNNNNNNNNNNNNNNNNNNNNNNNNNNNNNNNNNNNNNNNNNNNNNNNNNNNNNNNNNNNNNNNNNNNNNNNNNNNNNNNNNNNNNNNNNNNNNNNNNNNNNNNNNNNNNNNNNNNNNNNNNNNNNNNNNNNNNNNNNNNNNNNNNNNNNNNNNNNNNNNNNNNNNNNNNNNNNNNNNNNNNNNNNNNNNNNNNNNNNNNNNNNNNNNNNNNNNNNNNNNNNNNNNNNNNNNNNNNNNNNNNNNNNNNNNNNNNNNNNNNNNNNNNNNNNNNNNNNNNNNNNNNNNNNNNNNNNNNNNNNNNNNNNNNNNNNNNNNNNNNNNNNNNNNNNNNNNNNNNNNNNNNNNNNNNNNNNNNNNNNNNNNNNNNNNNNNNNNNNNNNNNNNNNNNNNNNNNNNNNNNNNNNNNNNNNNNNNNNNNNNNNNNNNNNNNNNNNNNNNNNNNNNNNNNNNNNNNNNNNNNNNNNNNNNNNNNNNNNNNNNNNNNNNNNNNNNNNNNNNNNNNNNNNNNNNNNNNNNNNNNNNNNNNNNNNNNNNNNNNNNNNNNNNNNNNNNNNNNNNNNNNNNNNNNNNNNNNNNNNNNNNNNNNNNNNNNNNNNNNNNNNNNNNNNNNNNNNNNNNNNNNNNNNNNNNNNNNNNNNNNNNNNNNNNNNNNNNNNNNNNNNNNNNNNNNNNNNNNNNNNNNNNNNNNNNNNNNNNNNNNNNNNNNNNNNNNNNNNNNNNNNNNNNNNNNNNNNNNNNNNNNNNNNNNNNNNNNNNNNNNNNNNNNNNNNNNNNNNNNNNNNNNNNNNNNNNNNNNNNNNNNNNNNNNNNNNNNNNNNNNNNNNNNNNNNNNNNNNNNNNNNNNNNNNNNNNNNNNNNNNNNNNNNNNNNNNNNNNNNNNNNNNNNNNNNNNNNNNNNNNNNNNNNNNNNNNNNNNNNNNNNNNNNNNNNNNNNNNNNNNNNNNNNNNNNNNNNNNNNNNNNNNNNNNNNNNNNNNNNNNNNNNNNNNNNNNNNNNNNNNNNNNNNNNNNNNNNNNNNNNNNNNNNNNNNNNNNNNNNNNNNNNNNNNNNNNNNNNNNNNNNNNNNNNNNNNNNNNNNNNNNNNNNNNNNNNNNNNNNNNNNNNNNNNNNNNNNNNNNNNNNNNNNNNNNNNNNNNNNNNNNNNNNNNNNNNNNNNNNNNNNNNNNNNNNNNNNNNNNNNNNNNNNNNNNNNNNNNNNNNNNNNNNNNNNNNNNNNNNNNNNNNNNNNNNNNNNNNNNNNNNNNNNNNNNNNNNNNNNNNNNNNNNNNNNNNNNNNNNNNNNNNNNNNNNNNNNNNNNNNNNNNNNNNNNNNNNNNNNNNNNNNNNNNNNNNNNNNNNNNNNNNNNNNNNNNNNNNNNNNNNNNNNNNNNNNNNNNNNNNNNNNNNNNNNNNNNNNNNNNNNNNNNNNNNNNNNNNNNNNNNNNNNNNNNNNNNNNNNNNNNNNNNNNNNNNNNNNNNNNNNNNNNNNNNNNNNNNNNNNNNNNNNNNNNNNNNNNNNNNNNNNNNNNNNNNNNNNNNNNNNNNNNNNNNNNNNNNNNNNNNNNNNNNNNNNNNNNNNNNNNNNNNNNNNNNNNNNNNNNNNNNNNNNNNNNNNNNNNNNNNNNNNNNNNNNNNNNNNNNNNNNNNNNNNNNNNNNNNNNNNNNNNNNNNNNNNNNNNNNNNNNNNNNNNNNNNNNNNNNNNNNNNNNNNNNNNNNNNNNNNNNNNNNNNNNNNNNNNNNNNNNNNNNNNNNNNNNNNNNNNNNNNNNNNNNNNNNNNNNNNNNNNNNNNNNNNNNNNNNNNNNNNNNNNNNNNNNNNNNNNNNNNNNNNNNNNNNNNNNNNNNNNNNNNNNNNNNNNNNNNNNNNNNNNNNNNNNNNNNNNNNNNNNNNNNNNNNNNNNNNNNNNNNNNNNNNNNNNNNNNNNNNNNNNNNNNNNNNNNNNNNNNNNNNNNNNNNNNNNNNNNNNNNNNNNNNNNNNNNNNNNNNNNNNNNNNNNNNNNNNNNNNNNNNNNNNNNNNNNNNNNNNNNNNNNNNNNNNNNNNNNNNNNNNNNNNNNNNNNNNNNNNNNNNNNNNNNNNNNNNNNNNNNNNNNNNNNNNNNNNNNNNNNNNNNNNNNNNNNNNNNNNNNNNNNNNNNNNNNNNNNNNNNNNNNNNNNNNNNNNNNNNNNNNNNNNNNNNNNNNNNNNNNNNNNNNNNNNNNNNNNNNNNNNNNNNNNNNNNNNNNNNNNNNNNNNNNNNNNNNNNNNNNNNNNNNNNNNNNNNNNNNNNNNNNNNNNNNNNNNNNNNNNNNNNNNNNNNNNNNNNNNNNNNNNNNNNNNNNNNNNNNNNNNNNNNNNNNNNNNNNNNNNNNNNNNNNNNNNNNNNNNNNNNNNNNNNNNNNNNNNNNNNNNNNNNNNNNNNNNNNNNNNNNNNNNNNNNNNNNNNNNNNNNNNNNNNNNNNNNNNNNNNNNNNNNNNNNNNNNNNNNNNNNNNNNNNNNNNNNNNNNNNNNNNNNNNNNNNNNNNNNNNNNNNNNNNNNNNNNNNNNNNNNNNNNNNNNNNNNNNNNNNNNNNNNNNNNNNNNNNNNNNNNNNNNNNNNNNNNNNNNNNNNNNNNNNNNNNNNNNNNNNNNNNNNNNNNNNNNNNNNNNNNNNNNNNNNNNNNNNNNNNNNNNNNNNNNNNNNNNNNNNNNNNNNNNNNNNNNNNNNNTGTCCAGAAAATTGCAATTCTAATTAtcaaaatgatatatttaaaatcattttacacaattattataatttttaagcactaatTTCAGCACATATTTTTAGTTTCGTTCTTATTTACCATTGTTGTTgggttttgggtttgtttttttttactttgttttttgtttcttttcgtttggtgcagttgtttttttgagtgtttttttttttttttagtttgttcgtttttatttcacattgttttgtttttggttcgttggttgttatttttgtgtgctaattttcttttactttttactaacttcttgctatttttcaagtttaagttttttttaaagaaattaaaccaataagcttaggttttaaggggttaaatatCTATATCCAGCTTGAGACATCCTGACAGAAAACCCTGttaaacaaatataacaagTCACTGCTCTCTACTGGACATTCTGGGAATTACAAGAGCTATTTTAATTCTTGTATCCAGTCCTGGAAATGTTGCAAACACTAAACATGTGGCAATATCTGTTTCATGTGCCTCCCCTTTGACCACTTTGTGTGATAAAATGTGTTATCTAACCCTGTGATACTTTAATTGAATAAACCTGTCACCTGAACTCctctaaacactgaaaaattgGCTTTGATGCTCaaagaaagtgtgtttttgatgCTGACGCAAAATAGCAATTGCTCGTTATTTAGCTGACGCTGATTTGGTTTCCATTCTGGCAAACTATGAAAGAGTCAGACGggagaaaataataaactggGGAAAACACTTAAGCATTCACAAAGGCTTTCACCTAGTTATCCTATCTATGTGCAAAACAAGTTTATTGTAGGTTTCGATTGAAAGAGTTAAAGTTCACTCTAATTAAAGGTTActtcatcattaaaaacatgagaaaatagggtCCAAGTTGCAAGGACCCTAttgtctcatgtttttgtgtgttccCACTGACAACTGggaacagcagttttttaaatctgtagatctgcagctgtcagtgtcaCTTATGGAAATTACACACCATCAATATATccaagtgcttgtttttgtcactgacaggctcagactgCTATTCTATGTGCATTAAACATCATGATGAGGATctctacagagacagacctttgtGTTAAGAGTACAAATCTTGTTGTCGGATCAGAAACGGCCTAAAAATCAGTATAGCcgaacccaccagactccagttaaaaacagttaaaaacagtcatttaagtGTTTATAGTGCCTTTATGTTTTCTCATCTTAATGAGTGATCTAAGGGTTTATCTCAACCAAACAAAAGATGGTGATTGTGAGAATAGTGGAAGGACAAACAAAGACGACTTGGAGCAGTCGTCGAGCAGCAGTGGTGGTTTTGCCAACATCGATTTCGGGGCTATTTCAGACTAAATAAAAAGGGTCTTACTCTCTAACAAAAAGGTTTATCTTGGTAAGGATCATTTTCAAAATGGAACAgacttagaataacaatctgagcctgtcagtggcaaaaacaaacactttaagttGACATGGATTGATGTTGCACAGTTGCCCAGAGTtgttacattgcagcttgtttcGCTGCTGCCAGCCAGGACCAATTTAAAATATAGTTGTTACCCATAgtcacatagacacaaaaacatccaaaaatagggtccaggttaaaaaacactgaacccACCCTTTAAGTAAGATAATCTAGTGCTTCAGCCAAGTACAGCATTTGTTTGCACCTTAAAATGTTTCAGCAACATTCCACGGAAGATAAATTGTTCCTTATCAAGCGtctctgtttaaaaacataCCTGTCGAGAATACCAGGATTGTGTTGTCCCACagtcctctctgctgcagagccagagTGATGTTGCCCACTGCCTCGTCCATGGCCGACACCATGCCGGCATACAGCCTGCGATGGGGGTCTTTGATAAAACTGTAGGGGGTCACGTAGCGCTCCGGCACCTGCAGGGGTGCATGGACCGCCTGCAACGCCATGTAGAGGAAGAGCGGCTGAAAGATAACGAGAGCAGCATGTCAAGACTCACCTCTGTGACTTACTGTTGTAACGGGAGCAGTGGAGGCAGCTCTCATTACAAACATCAGCACTGACACATTATGACCTTTTAAGCTGCTATACCAAAATTTGTCAGCCAACAGTTGCTTATTAAACATTCAGCAGCTACAAAGAAACATTGTCAGTCATTTAGAGTCGTGTTCATCTGATGAATGTCAGTCCAACATTCACTCTCTTTCAGTTCTGTTTTTGGTCCCTACCCACTCCTGAGTGTGATATCTGTCTCTTCAGCTGCTAAGTGCTTCACTTTATTCACAAGCTAGTCGcaaactgtctgtctgctgtttggttgCAGTGTAAAGTGGGTTTTCACAGCTATTTCAATGACTCCTGCAGCCAAAAACAAGGCTATGAGAGTCATGATAGTGAACCAAAGGCGTAAAGTTAAAGgccaaacagcaaaacattcaGCTGAAACTCTTTAAAGCTAAATATGAACTAAAGACgctttaaaaagttacataatCCCGCTTTAACTGGCAGTGAGATTCTGAAGATCCAGTTCAACAGATGTGTGTCGACAGCATATTGCATCTATTAAGTGCTACATCATGGGCATCCGGACTTGCTGAGTTACTTCAAGACGTTAGCCTCTCATCCAAGGAGCTTCTTCAGTTCTTACTGGTTTATTATTAATactgactgaaatgttttcaataaACTCAAGTCCGTCCAGATGCCCACAATGTAGCATTTAGAATTACCATGACCTGGATTACTGAGAAACTTCAGCAAAACATATTGAATCATTTCCTGCTCatacaaaatggcaaaagaTATATTAACCTCAAAGGtatttaaatgtacaatatgtaattttctgccATGAAGAGtctcaatcaaaacaattacaaaagcAGGAGCAATGCAGTCATTGCAGTCCggttccttcagtgttcattgctCACAGGGTTTTTACTGAGAACTGAATTATCCACAGTAGTCTCTTCCTCTCGAAAATAAACAGACCCCGtgataaaaacctgtgaaaaaactaaataaagcagtttcatgttaaaaatcaatcTTTATCAAGTGTGCTATTTGGCTCATCACGGAGAGGTTTCTGCTAgtattttctcctcctttttctccgATAACTTAAGATCTAGATGTTCAGAAGAGTTTTCAACAGGAGCCGAATTATTctcagaggtctcttcctctacaaaacaaacagaccaagtCATTAAAACCATTAGAAACGCTGAATAAATCCGTTTCAAgtaaaaaatcagtatttctccaacactgtttggcacattGGGCTGGGGTTAAGCTGTAGCTAACATTTGCTTAGCGTGTTTCTCTCATAACTTAATACTGAGAAATTCAAGAGGTTTTTGCcatgagctgaattatccacagaggtcttatcttctccaaaacaaacagacaatgtGATTTAAgcaagtgaaaacactgaataaagttgtttcacattaaaaatcagtgtttctccatcACTGTTTGGCATTTCAGGGGCTGGAGCCGAGCTGCTGCTAACGTTTGCTCACCTtgtttctctgataatttaagattCAAACATCTGATAAATAAAATCCTTCCTCTGATTAAAACATatagataaaaatgacaaagatcTCAAAGGTGCTGCATAAAAAAGTGGCTTGAAACAACCTTGATGAATGCGCAAAGGGTGACAGTGACTAAATCACGCAAACCATGGCCTtgaataaaatgacagatttttccaggtttgagcatttttgaaaatatttggagTACTGTAAGCGCACAACTCgacagtcttttttttagatgttttaatgtGGAAAAGTTACACATTATATCTTTGAATAAAACACAGCtagaaatatattaaaagaGATGATGGCTGCtgaattcttctttttcttgatggCACATTTCTAAAGTTCCTCACATGATTAGGATCAGGTTTTACTGCTCTAcactctgcgtgtgtgtgtgtgtgtgcgcgtgtgtgtgtgtgtgtgtgtgtgtgtgtgtgtgtgtgtgtgtgtgtgtttcaccttGTTGGGATTGTGTTTGTCAATGATGCTGGTGGCCCTCTGGCTGAACAGCTCAGTAGAGTAGTCTCCTTTAAACGCAGTGGCGACCTCTTCTCCCTCCCGCAGGTCTAATGCACAGCGGGTCACGTTCAGAGAGGAGATGGGATGACAGCGGACATGAGTGAAGTAATCCTCGCTGCCTGTCAGGTAGCCTGGAGCACACATGAATCCAAAAATAACTGTCAAGAATAAAAGTGCATCAATAGTTAGAtcagaggttttatttttttaatgaaacatacCAAAGTACGTGTCAAAGCCGCGGCGTGTGGGCAGGCAGTCCTTCTTGTACATGCCCAGGTGCCACTTGCCCACCATGTGTGTGGCGTACCCCGCCTCTTTCATCAGCTGGGGCAGCAGTTTCTCATCCAGAGGCACACAGTACGGCTGACAGGGCCAGATGATCTGGTGCTGCATGCCTGTGTGGATCTGAGGGAGaggttcaacaaaaaaaaaaaaagacatagtgTTTGGAAATAAATTCACAATGTGTTGAAAACGCCACAGAGCAACTTGTAAGAATAGTAAAGGGGGAACTAACTGCCTCTATGGAGACTGTGATGCaaacaaaagtttcaaaataaggACTTTGTCCTCTTGTTCTACTTTCCAGTCCAAATTAGTTCTTTTCCACCTGGAAAGTCTCTCTAAAATTGGAAAAGTGTACAAACCTAAAGTCATACCATCATGATGCAGAGGAGGCTAAAAGTACAGTTCTgatattttgaagtggggttgtatgagttacaaagtcagtgtattaccaAGAGTAAATTGGGGTTGGCATGCCTCCAGTTTGAAGAGGCAGGCAGGAATCTGACACTGGACTTAAGACCGTGGATGGGTtcatcataaaacatattttagacacTTAAACCAACACACcgaaaataatcaatatcactttaaatatacattatattgagggtattttcacagttttatctTTCTATCAGACAGCAATTTCCAACGGGGAATTAAAGCCgttatattgctctcttcaaagccagactccaataagaaaacagtgatttaccatcgctgaacacaggagctgctggtcacctgctgcctccatcagttctTTTgcttgtgttactgtgtgactttggagtTTAAAGGAATtagtttagctttaaaaaaacacacacaataacacaaaatagaAAACTGATCAGTGCTGACTTATATTTACTGTTGGTAATATATTGATTAAGCATAAGTATGCCATACAACCCCATTTCAAACatctaaactatccctttaaccccttgaaaaaTGGATCTACATCAGTTTACTTGTGCTAGTGTAACGGAGTTAAGAGATAATGTGATCCCACTTGCcatataaaacacattacaaacacGGGAACTGGGGTCTCCTATTGTAAGTAAAGGCAGCACCCCTGTGGTTTAGGGTCGTGCACCCCTGTGGTTTAGGGTCGTGCACCCCTGTGGTTTAGGGTCGTGCACCCCGGGGGGTAACAACAGTCGGACCTCGCTGCCTCCGGGGTAGGTGCATGAGTATgagctctgtctttgttttatattaattactttcattttaatattaaggAGTGGTTTAAGTTGTATTTTGAATCATAAAGCTCCCGTACGGTcgagcctttttttaaaaagttgacgatatttgtcttttatttctgtttacaaaTGGCTAAAGTTACACATGTTAGCTAACTTgcactttcttttcattttacttcttGCAgccgtgtatgtgtgtatataaacGGCGAACTGGACTAACTGTGTGTTAAATCTCCATGGCAGATGAGAAATAAACGGCGAGCGTGCCAACGGTGAAAAAGTCTGCCTTGTCACTAAATACACAACGCAAGAGGAGTACAAGGACCGCTACACTAGGTAAAgaacctttcacaagtatttaaatctctgaaccctgagcaaattggttggtttggtttttcttaaaaacaaaacaaaataaaacaaaaaacatggggaaaaggcacagagcaactttgcaaaaataacaaaaataataaaataaaaatgtgacacataTTCAACTATAATCATCACAATCACAATtatgtattaatatataatgtataatacatatatatgtatatgtataatattGTGTTGCAGACTTATTATttcttaagcacttttttcagttaatttctttttttgtacttttaggtaattttgttagcctttttttgtgcgctaattttcaggtaattttcttttacttttttttaactattgtgctactttttgaataatttattcTTGAGCTGCTTATTGCTCTTTtccatgttcttgaaagaaaagAGCCAATGTTCTTAGGTTTGAAAGGGATAAGTTCCTTATGATTAACTTCACATATAGTAAGTGTAACCACAAGGGcaggattttaaataaaaatctagtGTTTACTTGTTCCCAGTGGTGAAATATAGTACATACATCAAAtacaaattatgaaaataatgaaaaatacttACACTCTTTTACCTAAGTGGGGTTTTGAATAGGAGACTATACTTAATactgaatattttcacagtgtggtataaGGAGCTTACTTGTACTTATATAAAGTAGGCTATTAAAACAATACTTTTCCATCACTGGCCGTATGAGACTGTATGAACAACCATAAACCCCCGGCCATCAGACATGCAGCAGGATGCGGATCTGACCTGGTACCTGCCGGTCATGAGCTGGTTCCTGGAGGGGGTACACAGAGGCTGCACATAGTAGTTCTCCAGGCGGACTCCTCCGGCTGACAGCTTGTCCAGGTTTGGGGTTCTGATCTCTGAGCTGTGGTAGCCGACATCATACCAGCCGAAGTCATCTGCCAGGATGAAGACGATGTGCGGCTGCTGGGCCGAAAAAACGCCCGGAAAGCACAGGAGGAGCACAGCTATGAACTGAGAACAAACCATTgtcaagtttctcattattgACTCAACAGAACCACAATAGCTCGTCGCTAAGTAAACACGGACGTCCGGTGGGTTGTATTTAACGCTAAAATACACGCAAACATGGCGGATATGAGGCTAAGCTAACTGTTTGTCCAAACTTCATGTCTTCGTTGTAATAGTATAAAAGTAAGTCACTGAATTAGAAAAGTTACAACGCAGATTAGCTGCTACTTCCGTCTTCCTCAGATTGAAAACACTGCCTCGACTGCAGCGACCAATCagatgactaaaaaaaaacagccaatcacatgaCAGGAAACAGGTAATCACATGATCGTATGGAGGCCCAACTATGTCAATAcgatatataaatgtaataaaataaataaaccatcaATGTATTTGGATAAGAGCTGAAAGAACttgtcaaattatttttcagtccaTCAGCAGAAAATCAGCAatcgttttattttattttttatggtttcagtcacattttcagcaaaaacacttctaaaagttacttttctgttttatatcactTTGGTGTCTTGGACTGTTGATCAGGCGAcacaagacatttaaatattttttttttattattttctgacatttttattaacaagacaattaactgattaatcaaaagtaaaaaaaaatcagatcaatggataatgactttttttttttgcagccctAATTTAGATATAATTATGACATAACATGCGctagtattttattttgcattacattaTATTGCTAAaaccattacattaaaatattataatgctattattgtgcttttatatttattattattatatgctTTACCATGGTAGGCTGTTCTCTTtgatttctattattttgctGAAGTGCGCATGCACCAACCACGCATACAGCCTGTTGCAGTCACTCCAGCttgttcctttattttttttttttaacttcagttgtcttattttatagtattttttctttttcgcaCTTTGCACACTCAGAAAATTAtagatatttataatttaaaatattagcaTACTAATGTTGAAATTCTTTTTCTTATAATAGTTTTTCTATTTAATGTTCTTTACATAGTCTGGGCTTAAACTTATTTCTGCTTAATAAAAATTCTCTATGCTTGGCATTAGAGTAACTTTAACGAACACTGTCCTGCCTGGGAATCAATTAAGTATTTGTGATTCTGATATATGTCTACGATGTATGTAGTACTTGACTACACAAGCAGGGGCCGCTGTTGCATGGATGTTAAgtggtttttattatttacttcattaaatctttgaaactgaaaagcgtacttttaaaaaaggccattttaaataaaaaatattgtttttttaaatttctataaTAATACTTAacatttcacagcaaaaacttcaatttaaataattttttcaaTTTCCTCAACCAATTAttctattatttatattttatacacaaTTTATTCATGTGATTTCATGCATTGTGTTCATGACAGATTCTATGCACAGTTTCActtatttatcatcatcatcatcatcataaatgAATTCATCATCCTCATGTGATGGTTTTAAGACTGCAATGCAGTTACATTGTAAATGTCCTTGAGATTTAAAGGAGTCAAACCCAAGAAAATCAAAGAAGACTGAGGATAAATACAAGACGTAAAAACGACGACACACACACTACTATTACAAGAAAGCAAGTGCATTGCTTTAATTGTCAATGTATTAATgtaaactattttaattacacattagtaaaataaaaaaagatttataaaacaaTCTTTGTACAACTTTGCGAGCATTGGTTCTTTTAGCTATTAGTGTTTGTATACTTCATCACAGTCCCAAAGTGCTCATTTGACTCTGAaaaatgcagcaacattttttttaaatttcaaataaaaataaaggcatttttcactttcaagAATCAAGCATCCTTCACACAGCTGTTGACCTGTAAGACATTAACATCCATTCATAGAATTACAAAACGTCAATTAGCCTACTCTTCCAGCACTTTAAGACATTGTGGCGCAAGAACATTAAATGGACGGTTACTATTTCCCTGTTGCTCAAAAACACATTGATGAGATGCACTAAGCACTGCTCAACTCCCC encodes:
- the LOC121960060 gene encoding arylsulfatase B-like produces the protein MRNLTMVCSQFIAVLLLCFPGVFSAQQPHIVFILADDFGWYDVGYHSSEIRTPNLDKLSAGGVRLENYYVQPLCTPSRNQLMTGRYQIHTGMQHQIIWPCQPYCVPLDEKLLPQLMKEAGYATHMVGKWHLGMYKKDCLPTRRGFDTYFGYLTGSEDYFTHVRCHPISSLNVTRCALDLREGEEVATAFKGDYSTELFSQRATSIIDKHNPNKPLFLYMALQAVHAPLQVPERYVTPYSFIKDPHRRLYAGMVSAMDEAVGNITLALQQRGLWDNTILVFSTEILIMMFNAHRIAV